The following DNA comes from Allobranchiibius huperziae.
CTTGAGCTTCATGTCGATCTTGTCGCCGGAGTTCAGCTTCTCCTCGGCGAACAGACCCGCCTCGATGCGCTTCGCGAGGTCGACCTCCTGCTCGGCGTTGAGCAGCGCGACCTTGCCGATCTGCTTCAGGTAGTCCTTGACCGGGTCGGCGGTCGCTCCCGCGGTGACGACCTGCTGGGCCGGGGCGTCGTCGTCGTCGTTCTGGCTGAGCACGAATCCGCCGGCGGCCTCCGAGGCCTCCTTGGCGGCCTGACCGTCCTGCTTCGCGGTGGTCTCGTCGGTGGACTCCTCCGGCTCGGCCTCGGACGACGCGGCGGCCGCGTCGGCAGCCTTCGCGGCCCGTGCACGCTTGGCCGTCGCGGTCTTCGCGGCAGCGGCGGTCCTGGCGGCCGCGGCCTTCGTGGTCTTGGGAGCCACCTTGGTCACCGTGACACCGTCGTCCTGGCCAGACTCGACGGCGGCCTTGGCCGGTGCCTTCTTCGCGGCGACCTTCTTGGTGGCCGCGGCCTTCTTGGTGGTGGTCGCAGCGACCACGGGGGTGCGCTCGGCGGCGGGGGTCACCTCGACACCGGCCGCGGCGAGGGCGCGCAGCACAGCAGGGGCGCGGCGTACGTCGTGCCCGGCCTCATGCATGGCCGAGGTCAGCTCCGCACCGCTCACGCCTCCGCTGGTCCGCGACGTACGCACCAGCTTCTCCAGGGCGGGGTGGGAGATGTGCTGCGGCAGCTTGGACGCAGTGTTGACTTTGGCCACGGGTGGTCACCAACTACCTTTCGAAACAACAGCATCGGCGCGATGAGCGCGCGCGACACCGACCGCTCAGGGCGGCATCGAAGTTTGGGGATCGTGAAGCTCGTCCGCCCAGGTCGGCGACAGCCTCTGCTTACCATTATAAAACGACTTCGGCCGTGCTCCGTCCACCGGCCGATCGGGCCACTCAGGGCTTGACCGCGAGCACCGGACAGTCGGCGTCCAGCAGGATCCGTTGCGCGTGCGAGCCGAGGATGAGTTTACCGACCGCGCTGCGCCGTCGTAGGCCGATGACCAGCAGTCGAGCGGACCGGGACCGCACCAGATCGAGCAGGAAGTCGGTGATGTCATCGCCGTCCGGGTCCGCGACCTCCGCCTGCACCCCGTCCGCCCGGATCCGCTCCAGCGCCGCGTTGAGCTCATCCCGACGCCCCCGCGACGGGACGACGATGAGCGGGCCGCCGCCGTCGCGCGCCTC
Coding sequences within:
- a CDS encoding universal stress protein; this encodes MSVVVSYLPSPEGEAAITRAADEARDGGGPLIVVPSRGRRDELNAALERIRADGVQAEVADPDGDDITDFLLDLVRSRSARLLVIGLRRRSAVGKLILGSHAQRILLDADCPVLAVKP